Within Porites lutea chromosome 2, jaPorLute2.1, whole genome shotgun sequence, the genomic segment TTCAAACTTGAAAGGCAGGTGCTCGTTTCCTGACCATATTTCAAAAAACTGCTTTTGATACGATAATGTCTGTGTAAATATAAGAGATCATAACAATTGCAGGCGATGCCTCAGAAAGGTACCAacagttttctttccaaaacgaattagaaataaagtttcaaatgcgTCTGACTCACCGCAGTTTGAATAACccgtttttcaaaaatccaggtagttatcaattttttattttaaataatatattGTTATTTGCTTTGAACAGCTCCCTCTATCTTTATTCCAGTGaaggttatttttaaagaaattcttTATCATAAATAAACTTAGATAGTAAAcgtgtagcctgaaattcatccgattgcttcgagtcgttttctcctctcaacaacgtctgaatcgaccggccgttaatgccgtccagtgacgtcactcactacccgaaaaccgggtagtgattttgattggttgattgtctaaacattcgcataattatgtataattatgaaaaattttagcgggattgttgCTTGATACTCAGCGGATGCATCTATTCGTTTCGTTCAAACATtgcgataagcttaatctttatcttaaacagcaaaattgtccttgtcttcgaaactgaaatgctaaattgaactgcgaatgaagaatcattgcggagagtcggtaggtatTCATtcagagccgctttgtggtttcggcggccgttgatcatgattttgtttacgcgaagttttctgagattaatgttataattcgaccttcttgctatttttaccgtcaagtgcaatgattctgttagcttttctttcttgtctccttgttttttttcttcgttaaggaccaaatagcttcttttcaattaaagcaaatcattgtgtttttgaactaagtgtttcgtgtgtgtgtttatttcagtcattgcgtgattgcgaccgagtttgatttacagatttagtacaaccggttcagagttgtaccgCATGTAGTTGATAGTTTGAGCGTTAAatatgaattacgatcgaaaaaataaaagcagttctgtatcatgcagacatttccaaacgatatttctcggtttgccacttgaaaattttgcatgaattaaagcaaaggtcaaggcgtagtgacgtcactggacggcattaacggccggtcgattcagacgttactgagggagtaataacgactcgaagtaatcggatgaaattcaggctagtaaACGTGGCGTTTATAGGACAAGTTGTGTATTTTTATAAACTGGACatcattttgaattaatttaaaAGCGAAAAGGTATGAAGCAAAGTTTCTCCACAAAATCCTACTAAAGGGTTGCACttaaaatgataattataatactAATAAAATTTTCGTTGAGGGAGGAGAAAATTCTGACGAGCTAAACCTCACCCACTCGCTTCCCGcatccaccaccaccaccaccaccaattTTCTTATGGCTCGTCCCTGATTGGCCCAAATTTAGCATGTCACTGTActttaaagtgctactacgatcaaaatttaatgtcaagtttttcacaaaaatgctttcttttcaGCTTATCAGAAGTGGCTGTACCTGTTTCGGTCATTGAAATGAACTTTGGCGCCCTCTAAGTGAAAATATTGAGCTTGAAAATGTAGGTTTTTCGCGTCCGCCATTACAAATTTATGTTCCAGTGACAAAGCTATTATTCTctgattgtgacgtcattttctgaacacgccaagaaaacaaacctgaaccgTGAGAAAACAGCGAGCGATTCTCAAAGCTTCGCTCGTCTTCGCCCGTTTCTGGAATTGTGAAGGAGGAAATCGTAGATTACGATGACTCTGTAGAACCAGCACCGACTGAATATGAGAAAGTCAAATACTAAGGGCAGCTAGCctcagagaaggaaaaaaaacacatttcaCCAAGTCGtattttatgcagtttgtgCCGACGGAGATTCGGACTACTGGTAGGTGTATTTGTATACGTActagctataataataatacacaggCAAGACGATCGAGAGTCCGCACCAATTTCACCTGCCTTCTAGCCACTCTCGAGTGCTCATTTATCCAAGTGTAGATAAAGTTTTGCTTTATAGCTCTTCAGGCACAGCGAATCAGAGTGGGTACAGTTTTCAGTTCAGCTAAGTTTCAGTTCTAAAGCAGACAGCTCGTTGTCatatgcatgttttttttttaccatcttaAACGGACTGCTGTCctttattattgaaaatttaattgttactTTAGTGTTACATATCTGAGCTGaggattttaaaattagatctaatgttaagttctctttgtcagaaaagttaatttactcattttcaatataaatagataaataagggGATCGCTCGCTCTTGATTTGGTAtatcaatttaataattttcagtGCTGACATTAAAGACTGTCACATTCTTTGTAGctcatgtttttttgaaaaggctGTGTCTGCCTATACCTTCCCTATCGATTGACTGCAGATCAGTATAGCAACTTATAAATTGCAACGCTAATAAAAATTCAGAGTTTTCACCTCATCCAACTATTGTCAATGATATCCCCTTGTATTCCCATAACTTTTATAGATAACTTTATGAAATTGTTGtatgtgacgttttttttttttaatttatttattattcaaaccCAGGTGTGCATTTTTTGGATGCTCTCTTTActgggaccagctttgaagctTTGGCTAGACAAGAAAATATGTAAAGTGGAACGGTTAACACAGACATGTTATGATGTCTATATTATatgggtgtctgtattatccgggtgtccatattaagttaGCTCTCTGGAAAAAAGTCACAGACACATGATTTATTTGATATATAGCATGAAGGAACAAGGAGGAAGAAGGGTAGGAACAATGACTGTAGCAAAAAGCCAAGGATGTGAAACTTGTTGAGTAGGAGGcagaaaatttatcaaaggactacaaacaggggaagaaagaaagatgtaTCAGAGTCAAATGTGTCATGCCATTTGGCTGCAGATGTTTTGGTAATAAAATCTTATTAACCCGTGAACTTGGTACAATATCTACAATTGGCACATCATTGtgacaagaaaaatagaaagtgccTGGGTAACCAGTGTCTGTAAAGCTGGATTAAGAATATATAGGAATTTCTGACTTGAAACAGAGAAAAGTGGTTGTTGTCCACATTAACTACTGTGCTAACTACTGTGCGTACTAAGCcggttaattttaaagaaaaaatctatGCTTTTCCTcaggacaaacaaaactgcCTGTTATATATGGGTGTCcaattaagtgggtgtctgtagATCATAGAGTACTGGGTTATCActgcattaataaattattatttgcaaCTAACGTTATGTATCGATTCTGCTGATAACACAGTGTGCCATAAATTCACTGCCTCTAGGAAGAAGTGTTACCCAGTGGAAATTATGTTTATCATGGAGGCCCATCCTTGATTGTGCTCtgtgggtttttcttgctggttttttccattgtaaaatattattagaaaCTAGCATTTTTAAGAGTTAAAACCCCTAAGGGAAGGTACGTTtattattgggggggggggtgggccggggCTTCGGAGGGGAGGGTCATCAGTAAATTTTTTACAAATTGGGGAGGGTCAAACCTGTTTTATTCTCAACCGGGGGAGGGTCACAGTTTTTTtggcaaggaaaaaaatactcCATGTCGCTTCTATTTTGTATATACAAGCAAAGCTACCAGTCAAGATTAATCTAAATTATTTGCAGTTATcgaaaaatttatatatcaaaAAACTATCTTTTCCCAACTAACATAATTGTCTCTCTCGACCCGTTTCCGCTTTCGCCCATATTTTGATGTTTCTGCGCGGGGTTCTGGTGTAAAATCAGTCTCCGGTGAGGATTCTTCACTTAAGCTTGAACCAACAACTCGATCTACTACATCACTTTGCGAGTCAGTTTTGACCTCGGAAAGTGATGAGGTCACTTGTTGCCTCACATTTCTAAGCGGGGGCTGCCGAGGTTGTTGACGCTCCATTGAATTGTACAGCAAGCTGCCAATGTACACTTTGATCATTGCGACCTTTGCAGCTTTCTTCCCTTTGAAGGTGATCTTGTGATGGGAAAAGTACAAGGATAGCTCGTCCATTCTCAAGGACGACAGCGTATCGGAGTTGTACAGTCCAGCTTAGTCAATGCCATTGTACTGCCGGTTCAGCCGTTCCATTCGCTCCCTTTCAGTCTcctctttcttcttctccttgCGCATTTTTATCTGGGCAAGGTGTTCAACATACTCTGCCACAAGTTTTTCGGGGACAATGTATTTATCTGAAAACTTTCTAATAGCCTCACTGTCCCCACTGACTAGTTCACTTTCCTCAAACAATCTCTTAATCTGAGCTCGAGGCTGGAAGTCGTCCGGCTCACGGCCATTGGTGGGGGTTGCACTCCAAGAGAGATAATGGAAGGTTGGCAGCTTGCCATAGTCGGGATATGGTCGTCAAGTTGGAAGTGGAGCGCTGGTAGTCTCATCCTTCTCGCAAAATTCACATAGTTGGCCATTTCGCTCTTGACACAACATTTGCCTATACTCCATATAAAGCTCTCCTTTCTCACAATGAAGGCTCTCAAATTGTTCTAGCTTGGAAAAATACCCAAGTGTGGCGAATGCGTTCCTTGTAGGGACAAGTGGTCCAAAAGGACAGGTAGAATTTTGGCAAAGTACTATTTGAGAATTTAGTATATTCGCCCTTTGGGTTCGGGAACCTTCACCTTTCCACTTCTCGCTTTCACTTGTTCCCGCAGCCGATGTGCCACCAACAGAGTGAGAGGAGTAGTGGGCATCCTTTTTAGAATGGCGAGTCGGCAAACAGCCACAGTAACCACAAGTTGTTCCATCTGACCTCATGAAATCCTCGCATTCACCACAAGCACATTTCCCTCTTTCTATTCCTCGTACATCCTTGcccattttcaagttttcaccGTACAATCACACGCCACGCAATTAACTACTTTGTGCGCAGATGAACGCGGTTATATGAGTAACACTTCcagtttgttattttcatttccgGTTATTTTTGCCTTGGATAGGTAGGGGGGAGggtcagatgtttttgtttgggTATTTCTGAAGGGTCATGCATTAATCCATTCCAGGAAATGGGAGGGCCACGActtttttcgcaaaaaaattctaaaataccCTGGCCCACCCCCCCCAATAAAAAACGTACCTTCCCTCAGAGGGCCTGGGAAGCAGTTTTTAATGTGCGCGGGCCGGTGACCACCTACATTgaggtgagggggggggggagagcaaatttggctgttccctctttgtggctgtttagaactgtcagattactgaacctttcttgagtCATTGTTGAGCAGTCATGTTCATAGATTTCAAGccgctgaaaagtacctttctccTGCTGAGGGTGATTGCACATGCTGAATCCACCACTAGAAGTTTgcagatcatgatattacactgtAGGTTCCTGTAATGCCTTCAATTTGTCTAGCATGTCATTGAAATGTGCCAGAGACCACATCATCACCTGATATAATTCGTTTTAAGAAACCGTAGTTCATGGAGTAGTCTTCAGATTTAATCAAGAACCTTCATCAAAAAAGACTATTCTGCATTGTTGCAAATGCTACATAGCTTTGCTGGTTTGAAAATGCAGAAATCTAGGACGATTGACTTTTTAAGGCTTACCACGCATCAGACTGATGGGATCAAAACggaccaataataaatttagatgcTGGAAGATTCTTATTCCACCAAAGATActattcatatgaaaatgtatattacaATGGAACCcctataacgaagtcctcggtctaacaaactattttttcttactccagtaatagtaaactataaggcaatatgaaaaagaacctggaTAAAAGTTAACAAACCTCGTTAGaataaacatattttgccagtcccttggcccttcattatatcaaggttccactgtacttcattttatttatttatttttcaaaaagtggggaAGCCCCTTTGCCCTGCATGGGCCCTGCCCTAGCTTCGCTTAGGCTATTTATAATACCCCCAAAATAGACTATGCTAAATCAGGcaacaaagaacaataaaattgcagccTTTAAACAGTATTACGGCCCTTGGCTTGTTTATTGTAATCACGgatatgacaaaaaaataatggatttgtATATTGCACACAGTACGTAAGACCTAAACTTGTTCTCCAGGTTCTTAGCTGGGGCCTCACATTTATCTTGTGATCAACAAGTGTGCAGATCAATTGTTACAGTAGGGTGGACAGTGCCTTTGTATGTGGTAAGGGGCCATAAAGCTTCCTCATTTATAGGAATAACATTAGTCTATCCCATGTTAAAAGATACACCAAGGTTTTTGAAgtagcaaggctgtgctctaagaaaaattgaaaggagcCCAGTGCTCCAGACCCGTGAAATCCTGGGTGCCCAGCACATGATATCTATGAAAAAATTTCCTAGTTGCCCCGGAACAATAGTTAAGCACCACGGGCCAACTGGGTGCTGGTAGAGCACAACCTTGAGTAGTCAAACACAAAGCAGCAGTGATGAGCAGGGGCCATGAAactcatacatgtacataacccTCAGTTGCAGTAAATATTTCAGTGACCAAGCCttggtgattattcatttttaacttgcaatcTGTCAGTCACATCACTTCAGTGATTCAGTGCATGAGTGCCCCTGAGTTGGAGTTTACATCTCAAATTATGATatactataattataattattataagtattCAATGCGAGATTGCAAAACTTTTCGTTATTCactcaaaagaataacaatacacaacattcaagataggatcacaattttatttaaagaccacatcagtaaatggtaataattcttgctgtattttacaaaattgcaaaaacagtttttgcaataaacttGTGTGGGCTCTCTTGCTTTAGCTTGTGGTTTGAACTGACAATGTGTCTGTGCAGTTTTAATCAGGCTCTGAGTTTTGGgaagactaaaattgaaaaaagcataCCTTTTGTTTAGTGAGGGTTATGGCGACCAGAATGTTGGAAATACTAAggaatttactgtatattaaaatATCATACCATTCAGACTGCACCATGATCCTGatagattttaatattttataataaaaatttacaaatagaGCTTTAAAACTTTTTATAAAAGCTCAAAGGAATGTTAATAGTGGTAACAGAAAAAATAGTACACTACAAGAGCAAGGTGTGAGCAATAATAGTGTTTACAAGACTAGAGGGCTCTCTGTGATCTGTTGCCTTAGGGCaaatctttttgaaagtttcctaAAAGTTTCGTAGTCGTCGCGTTCCAGTCGAAGAAAGGTCTAAGAGAAAATTTATCTTCGATGAATTCGCCAGtagtaaaagcaaaaatcaccacCGGCGATATAAATAAACTTAGCAAGTTTTGCGAACTGTAAGCTTACCTCCATGCGCTCCCTCTTTATGCGAAGatttctttccggattcaagATCTGTCGATTGATCTTTCTTCCATATGCTAGCAAATGatccaagtttaattttccgcTACTGGTTTGCGTTGAAAGCCCCGTAAATGCTATTGCAGCACTCTTCGAAGTTATCAAACCGAGAAAACAGCGAAACTGTCAGCTGGAAACAAACCTATTCCTCGAATCTCACATTCAGTTGGTCAGACTCGCGTGCAGCACAATTCTATCGATTGAAGCGGTTGCTGCACACATACGGAGCCTAATGTAGTAAAATCGAAAGAGTCTTCCTAAACAAGAACGCATCGAAGTGGGAGGAAAGAGAACATTGTTGAGCAAAGTTCTTGGAAGAAAATTGTCATGCTGTGTGTACTGCGTTAagtaaatgacgtcacaaagtgTTCTTGGTAACCAGGCCACAGGAACATAGCGTTTTAATGGCGGAcgaaaattaatggtttttgaGCGCCAAAAAATACCACTTTCCTTAATCGCATGAAGCTATAATTTGCACACCATGTACTTCAAGTACTAAACTGCCAATCTAGCGAAAAAAAATGGTAGTCAAAAatttgatcgtagtagcactttaacaTCCGGTACCTAACatcaattaattttattgataacaatgctaactattaaaatcctatttacaattaatttacTTAAAACTATTCCGTCAAAACACTACTTACAATTCCCTTCgtttaaacaaagcaaaaatggtaaatttccttgccACTagaagctagcccaatcgattttgaaacgcaaatttccctccgtaaaATAAACGTTCATTCACTACGAACTGTTAATGGTAGTGACTAAATCTTCAAAAGTTGGCAAGTTGTTCTGATTGAATCGAAACGACCTCAAGTGGATCGAACCGACTTAAGGTATGTATCGAATCGACCGGTaacctccgtacataagcccctccgaatataggcccctccaaaaataagcccctcaaaaagggcctttgaaaaatataagccccggggcttattttcggaattttacggtattttctgTCACTTTACTACCCATACTTTCATAGCTCATACATGAAGTAAATACCGAGGTGTCGTCCGTaattccaatatggcggacgaaACTTGTCTTGTTGTACGTGCAGCAATCTCCTCGAGATTTCTTCTTCTAGTTTTTCAAGTAAATATAGTTGTGGCCTGATATCATTATTCCAATTATTGTGTTGATAtatggtatttgtttttttcttttgcagtttgCTGCCAGTGAATTTATTGATGATTACGACACTTCCAGCTTTACAGgttttattgaaaaaacaaatcttAAAACTACGTGGTGCGACTGGATATTTCAGAGAGTTTTTGGAGGATTTGGAAAGTGGGATGCAGAGTATTTTCTGCAAATATCAGAAGAAGGTTACAAGTATGAACAGTATATGGCTTTCTTTCCGCTATATCCTTGGATATTACGAATTTCAGCACTGATATTTCACCCTATACTTCAATATTTTGTTTCTCAACAACGCAGTGCTATATTAGCTTGTGGATGGCTTTTAAACACAGCGTTTTTCTCACTGGCAGCAAAGTCGCTTTACCAGCTGTCTCGTACTACATTTGGGAGAAATGATGTGGCTTTGATgtcgtctcttttgttttgctttaacCCTGCAAGTGTGTTCATGTCAAGTCTGTACACAGAAAGTTTGTTTTGCTGTCTCCAGTTCACTGCTTTGCATTACCTGGAACAAGGGAAAGCTACAATAGCTTTACTGCTCTTTGGACTCGGTGGTGCAACACGTTCAAATGGGATCATATCATGTGGTTTTGTGGTGCATAGAATATTAAAGCGCTTTGTCTCATATGAACTAATTTCTTTTAAAGCATCATCAAATAAGTGGACGTTGAAATTTCCAAATGTATCCTCATCATTTCCTGTTATTTTGAAAGTAATAATTTCAAGCAGTTTTGTGCTGATGCCATTTATCTTTTTCCAGTTTTATGGGTACAGTCTGTATTGTACACCTGTTGTTAAAGCCAGGGTGACTCATCACAAGTCATGGTGTGGAAGGTGGCCTCCATTTCCTTACTCATACATTCAGAAAGTGTACTGGAATGTAGGATTTTTACGTTACTTTGAACTAAAGCAAATaccaaatttttttcttgctacACCAATGATCATTTTAAGTTCATGTGCTGTGTTGACATACTGCTGTAGCCACAAGAATCTTGAAGTTGTTACAACACTTGGTCTGTTACAAAGAAAATGCGAACTTAATGAAAGCATAACAAGGTGGGTATTATATAGTACTTAATAAAATTACATGTACTTTATTCCTTACACATTTTCTGTGAAAGTGTGTCTTATAATGGTATGATTTTAGAAGCTACATTGTACAGTAAGGCCTTAGAAAATAGTTTATAAATATCGTCATCATCCATAGGGTAGtataaaatgaactgaaattgaattaaattaaattaaattcagACTGAAATTTTTTCACTTAGGTggattttcaatttcttttgtctcctattcatgaattagggctaggtgacaaacaaaattgagaatcaaattctaggtcaaaaatttttttttattttttctgaattattttgaatttgacctgtaacatgtaTTAGATTCTGTCTTGATCTTGCCCAATAAAGCTTGAAATGATAATGACGACGACCACGATGAggacaataataatatttaagagTAAGAATAATATTTAAGAATAAGAAGATGTTGTACATGTAGATGTTAACACTAAGGGTGCGTTTCTTATCACCCTTATTATGGAAGGCATGTCAGTTTGTAGTCCTAGTCTTCTAAGGTTGGCTAGGGGATGCTCAATACCCAGCTGTATAATGGTGGACTACTAACCTGTCAAACAGAAAGTTCAAACTTGATTTTGCCAAGGTGACCATACACTGTAGGTACATTCCgggtacatacatgtacaataGCCTACTTATGAAGATGATGTCTGGCCATTTGGATACCTTAACTGTATTTTGGCAACATGAAACTTTCTTTATTTCGATAGGAGATCAATTCATCAGACAAGATATCAAAAAGAAGATGGTGAATTCTATAACAGTCCTTCAGTCTTTGTGTTTGTTGTTCATCTTGCATTTATGACACTGTTTGGGTTTACTTCAATGCATGTTCAGGTTAGTATGGTGTTTCTCTTTGTTGAAGGAAAATGCACGATTTATGAGATATTTATTACAGGGTGAAGAAAATGTGCATCATCCTGCTTTTAAGttactgtaaaattccaaaaatatgcccggggcttatattttttgaagggcctttttgaggggcttatttttggaggggcttatattcggagctAGGGGCTTATCTTTGGGGGGAAAttgtgtttcaaaattgattgggcaaCTTTATAGTTGGAAtaaaatttaccctttttgctttcttttactttgtatttgagggcaatttccaagtacaagccccccgaagggggagggggggggcttatatttagaggggcgATTAGAGGGGTGATTTACTATggtattatttttatcattgacGCAGGTCATCACAAGATTTGTTTTCTCAGCTTCTCCTCTCATTTACTGGTACACTGCATATGTCATCATCAGTGATTCTACTGAACCACCATACAGACACTGCAGAAGCAAATGGAAGTCTCAGTTAATTCTTGGATATTTTCTCTTGTACTTCTTCATTGGCACTGCTTTGCACTGCAATTTTTACCCATGGACGTGATAGACTTGGATTGTACATGTAATCTATAAGTCATTGTCAGGACCATTTTCATCTTGGAGCTTAATTCCATAATTGTAACATGAACTCCTATGAGAGTCAAtaatagggttcttcaatcctgTTATCCCAACCCAAATTTTCACTCATTAATCCCATAATCTTGATAGGTATTTTCAACATCCCGCAATCCTGTTCATGCTTTCAATCCTAAATTTACCCCCATTATGCTTTGAAATGCAAGACCCTGAACAAACCTACTAAGGATCCAGGCTCTCACATTAGGTTGCATTATAACACTTTTTCCCTTGcaggtactcctgggaattcttgttGTGAGTGTCCCACCCCATTCTTCCAAATCCTGACCTTATGTTACACCAAAAAAGGTAATTTCCCACACCCATTTTTaaacctggcctctaaaatccacacccgttttcagaccttgcctctaagaaattatgtctCCATTACTAAAACATACACTCCTGTAGTTCCCTTGAATACCTTGCCTGATGGGCAAAGTCAATACCTGTTTTTAGACTGAAATggtgcaaaaaccataccctttgggtgGCACATAACTATATGGCTTATATTGGGGAGCACCCCCGAAAATTCAGTAGGTCAAAGAAGATTATGATATAGGATAACTGGTACGCAGACAAAACCAGATTTTCAAGAACaaatgaaattaatattttatctGAAGAGTACTTTACATGTGACTTCTACCAGAGAATTTTGGTTTGTTAGACTGCaagttttctctctttttgttCAGATTAAGTGAGGGGAATGCATGCGTGCAAGCCTCAAGGGGTTGTTTTTCTCTCTTGGGCATTTTGCTTGGTGGACTaatgaaaaagagagactgctcatagTCTATTTGCTTGTAGACTTTTTATCAAGCCCTTACAATGTGAttctagtagtagtagtagtaaacctttatttaactAGGATAATCCCTTCAGAATACTTAAAAGTATATGTGTTATCAATAGGAGCCCTAAATtaagactaataaaaaagttcaaaataaataataagaaactaaGTAACTATAAGATAATAATAGTACAGTATAACAATTAAAACTAATTCTTATTtactaaataattattatacacaaCTGAGCCATTATAATGAAAACTTTTCTTGGTGGTCTCAGTTCTTACTGCAGGTAAGTATATAAAAttgcttcttcttgtttctcTTGAAATAACTTCCTTACTcaacttaaaataattctttaaaaactgtggtacattattatttaaacaCCTCTTCACTAAACCTAAAATATGAGCGTTACAATAGTCGGTGGATGTTGTACCACATTTAGATTTCACTATAATTTTCGAGGCCCGCCTTTGCAAAGATTCAAGACTTTCCATATCTGCTTTATTGCAGCTGGACCAAACAACATCGCAATAatcaaaaatgggcaaaattaaTGAATTATACATCTCGAAAGCTGCATGTATAGTGATATTCCTTCTAATACGCCCTAAGACACCAACTCTTTTACCAACCTTAGAAATAACATAACGAACATGGTCTTTCCACGTAAGACTATCGTCAAGAACGATGCCTAAATTGGAGTTCTCCTTTGCATGCATGCTTTTTGCCGCCATATTATAGTTAGTTGAGATTCACTGCATTTGAGCACACTTTTATGctaaaaaggaaactaatccAAACACTGGCAAAGACAGGGGTACATCACTTGTCATTATTGCTTGTGCAATGCTTTGTGGTTTGGGGCATGGTTGAAATTGAAGAAGCCATTTTAATATTTCAGTATGGATGGTATAAATAAGGTTATATTTGAAGAAGCAGTTAAAAGTTCTttgttaaataatttaaataaacaCCATTTGTAgattttttgtttagtttgtaCTTTGAATCATAACCCAGTGGGGGTACTTCTTGAAAATTTGGGCTGGATGAACAACAAGGGCATGTTTCCTGAAACCGATACCCTATTTCAGGCCAAGAATGTGATATTCCTGCACCACACTGCTCtccagacgtagttaatcgataaaccgATAATCAATATTACTGGATAGTGGTCGATATTAATCATTGGTGAATATCAATTTCTGATATCAATCGATAGAAattgataaagaaaaaagttgtcacttcgattattattgattattttctGATAGAAattgatgatgatttttttgtcaattgttatcgattttgttaatcaatagtaattgataaattattttttctgtgactTCGATTTCTATCTATGTTAATCGGAAGATTAAATCGATTAATGTCGATGATATCGGTTGATTTCCGAtaacgatttttatcgattaactacgtctggtGTTCTTTAGTATTGGCCAATTCTAGCGTGACCCTGGTTTTAGAGAGTACAAAACCTTAACATACCTTCTTTCAGACCCAGACGGTCAAAAGTTCAGACCGAAAGgattga encodes:
- the LOC140929124 gene encoding GPI mannosyltransferase 2-like, whose translation is MADETCLVVRAAISSRFLLLVFQFAASEFIDDYDTSSFTGFIEKTNLKTTWCDWIFQRVFGGFGKWDAEYFLQISEEGYKYEQYMAFFPLYPWILRISALIFHPILQYFVSQQRSAILACGWLLNTAFFSLAAKSLYQLSRTTFGRNDVALMSSLLFCFNPASVFMSSLYTESLFCCLQFTALHYLEQGKATIALLLFGLGGATRSNGIISCGFVVHRILKRFVSYELISFKASSNKWTLKFPNVSSSFPVILKVIISSSFVLMPFIFFQFYGYSLYCTPVVKARVTHHKSWCGRWPPFPYSYIQKVYWNVGFLRYFELKQIPNFFLATPMIILSSCAVLTYCCSHKNLEVVTTLGLLQRKCELNESITRRSIHQTRYQKEDGEFYNSPSVFVFVVHLAFMTLFGFTSMHVQVITRFVFSASPLIYWYTAYVIISDSTEPPYRHCRSKWKSQLILGYFLLYFFIGTALHCNFYPWT